A single window of Thalassoroseus pseudoceratinae DNA harbors:
- a CDS encoding tyrosine-type recombinase/integrase, producing the protein MAVCQWCDSHGESELANQARTKIAELQHRLTSSSPTALEWDDRFLNRFEIPPETLSGILEQVQRADREPIDVAAMRTALEASRKTRPAGAESGAARIGTDEIRIQQRVWQDRIESSAEPANPDLRFSHQLDLLLAEEQKRVQAGTLSAGRFTSKRVNLKHFGQWFGSTRAVDEITSEVILAYRQFLLEAIGEQTLARATAHNRLQDATAMIRRLWRADLLTNLPRVLTGNTRELAIGTDTRRPEFFTVSEVQTCLKNANERLELYLLLMLNCGMYQGDIAALKPAEVDWRHGIIIRKRSKTAHHDSVPEVRYRLWPRTWELLKSHRQPQGQIVLCNQQGNPLVNRSIRDDGTATTNDSIKNAYDRLKKKTGIKKPLKLLRKTSANLIANNPDFRGLENLFLGHSPSRTADRFYVDACDQLDHAICWLATQYQVDQCGLRDQ; encoded by the coding sequence ATGGCCGTCTGCCAGTGGTGTGATTCTCATGGAGAAAGTGAACTCGCGAACCAAGCCCGAACAAAGATCGCCGAACTTCAACATCGGCTGACCAGTTCGTCACCAACGGCTCTTGAGTGGGATGATCGCTTTCTCAATCGTTTCGAGATTCCGCCGGAAACATTGTCTGGCATCCTGGAGCAAGTCCAGCGTGCCGACCGTGAACCGATCGACGTTGCAGCGATGCGGACCGCTTTGGAAGCCAGCCGAAAAACGCGACCAGCGGGGGCCGAGTCTGGAGCGGCTCGGATCGGAACGGATGAAATTCGCATCCAACAGCGAGTCTGGCAAGATCGTATTGAGTCGAGTGCTGAGCCAGCAAATCCCGATCTCCGATTCTCCCACCAACTTGATCTTCTGCTGGCGGAAGAGCAAAAGCGTGTGCAAGCCGGGACGTTGTCAGCCGGTCGCTTCACTTCCAAGCGAGTCAATCTCAAACATTTCGGTCAATGGTTTGGCTCGACGCGGGCGGTCGACGAAATCACCAGCGAGGTGATTCTGGCATACCGTCAATTCTTGCTGGAAGCGATTGGGGAGCAAACGTTGGCCCGGGCTACGGCTCACAATCGGCTCCAAGATGCAACGGCGATGATCCGCCGGCTGTGGCGTGCCGACCTGCTCACGAATCTTCCGCGTGTACTGACCGGCAACACTCGCGAGTTGGCCATCGGCACCGATACCCGCCGACCAGAATTCTTTACCGTTAGTGAAGTTCAAACTTGCTTGAAGAACGCGAACGAACGTTTGGAGTTATACCTGCTGCTAATGCTCAACTGCGGGATGTACCAGGGAGATATCGCGGCGCTGAAGCCTGCGGAAGTGGACTGGAGACACGGCATCATTATTCGCAAACGCAGCAAGACAGCTCATCATGATTCCGTTCCCGAAGTCCGTTATCGCCTCTGGCCGCGGACGTGGGAACTGCTGAAGTCTCATCGGCAGCCGCAAGGTCAGATTGTGTTGTGCAACCAGCAGGGAAATCCGTTGGTGAACCGATCGATTCGTGACGATGGAACCGCGACAACCAATGACAGCATCAAAAATGCCTACGATCGGCTGAAGAAGAAAACGGGTATCAAGAAACCGCTCAAATTGCTGCGAAAAACGTCGGCAAATCTCATCGCCAATAATCCTGATTTCCGAGGTCTGGAGAATCTTTTCCTCGGCCACAGTCCCTCAAGAACGGCCGATCGCTTCTACGTTGATGCTTGTGACCAACTCGATCACGCAATTTGTTGGCTGGCAACGCAATACCAGGTCGACCAGTGTGGGCTTCGCGATCAATAA